One window of the Lactococcus lactis genome contains the following:
- a CDS encoding SPFH domain-containing protein: protein MGIIKAATGSLGGALADQWLEVIEPNEMSDQTVFTKGIKVRKDAKRGSNRKGTEDVITDGSIVHVYENMMMILVDGGKIIDYTAEPGYYTVKNDTAPSLFNGDLRDSIQESFFRFKFGGTTPQKQEVYYVNLQEIKGIKFGTATPLQYFDNFYNAELFLRTHGTYSIKITDPLAFYANVIPKNADHVEIQEINDQYLAEFLTALNTSINQYSAQGERVSFLTSKSMELSKYMASVLDEDWKQLRGMEIVSVAVASISYTDDSQKLINMRNQGAMLGDPSIREGFVQGAVARGLEAAGSNTGGATNAFMGMNMGGQNLAGFSQTNQAQMQAQAENKADTWTCPECNTKNTGKFCSNCGQAKPSATPVMPELNMACNECGAVVNLANGVPKFCPECGKPFVAKAL from the coding sequence ATGGGAATTATTAAAGCTGCAACAGGTTCACTCGGTGGGGCGTTGGCTGACCAATGGCTTGAGGTCATTGAGCCAAATGAAATGTCAGACCAAACGGTTTTCACTAAGGGAATTAAAGTAAGAAAAGATGCAAAACGTGGTTCTAATCGTAAAGGAACCGAAGACGTAATTACTGACGGTTCTATCGTTCACGTTTATGAAAACATGATGATGATTCTTGTGGATGGTGGTAAAATTATTGATTACACCGCTGAACCTGGATATTATACTGTCAAAAACGACACTGCGCCAAGTCTTTTTAATGGTGATTTGCGTGATTCAATTCAAGAAAGCTTCTTCCGTTTCAAATTTGGTGGAACAACTCCTCAAAAACAAGAAGTTTATTATGTCAATCTTCAAGAAATTAAAGGCATTAAATTTGGAACAGCGACACCTCTTCAATACTTTGATAATTTTTATAATGCAGAGCTTTTCTTGCGTACACATGGAACTTATTCAATAAAAATCACTGACCCTCTTGCTTTTTACGCAAACGTCATTCCTAAAAATGCTGACCATGTCGAAATTCAAGAAATTAATGACCAATATTTGGCTGAATTTTTAACGGCTTTAAATACGTCAATTAACCAATATTCTGCTCAAGGCGAACGGGTTTCATTCTTAACTTCAAAAAGTATGGAGCTCAGCAAATACATGGCCTCTGTTCTTGATGAAGATTGGAAACAGTTGCGAGGAATGGAAATTGTTTCCGTTGCTGTCGCTAGTATTTCTTACACTGATGACAGTCAAAAATTGATTAACATGCGTAATCAAGGCGCAATGCTTGGTGACCCTTCTATCCGTGAAGGTTTTGTCCAAGGAGCTGTTGCTCGTGGTCTTGAAGCCGCTGGTTCAAACACTGGTGGTGCGACAAATGCCTTTATGGGAATGAATATGGGTGGACAAAATCTAGCTGGTTTTTCACAAACTAACCAAGCTCAAATGCAAGCCCAAGCAGAGAACAAGGCCGATACTTGGACTTGTCCTGAATGTAATACTAAAAATACCGGTAAGTTCTGCTCAAATTGTGGGCAAGCGAAACCCTCAGCAACTCCTGTTATGCCTGAATTAAATATGGCTTGTAACGAGTGTGGAGCAGTCGTTAATTTGGCGAATGGTGTTCCTAAATTCTGTCCTGAATGTGGTAAGCCTTTTGTGGCCAAAGCGCTCTAA
- a CDS encoding dihydroorotate dehydrogenase electron transfer subunit, with the protein MPKLQEMMTIVSQREVASNIFEIVFKGELVEEMDLPGQFLHLAVPNASMLLRRPISISSWDKVAKTCTILYRIGDETSGTYEISKLQTGAKIDVMGPLGNGFPVDEVVSTDKILIVGGGIGVPPLYELAKQLEEKNCQMTILLGFASEKVKILEKEFAELKNVSLKIATDDGSYGTKGHIGMLLEEVDFEVDALYTCGAPAMLKAVAKKYDQLERLYISMESRMACGIGACYACVEHDKEDENHALKVCEDGPVFLGKQLLL; encoded by the coding sequence ATGCCTAAGTTACAAGAGATGATGACGATTGTCAGCCAACGTGAGGTTGCTTCTAATATTTTCGAGATAGTTTTTAAAGGAGAGCTAGTAGAAGAGATGGATTTGCCGGGACAATTTTTACATCTTGCGGTGCCTAATGCTAGTATGCTTTTACGTCGCCCAATCTCTATTTCCAGTTGGGATAAAGTCGCAAAAACTTGTACGATTCTTTATCGAATTGGGGACGAAACAAGTGGAACTTATGAAATTTCAAAATTACAAACAGGTGCAAAAATTGATGTAATGGGCCCACTGGGAAATGGTTTTCCAGTAGATGAAGTAGTTTCGACTGATAAAATTTTAATTGTCGGCGGAGGAATTGGGGTCCCCCCTCTCTATGAATTGGCTAAACAACTTGAAGAAAAAAACTGCCAAATGACCATTTTGCTAGGTTTCGCTTCTGAAAAGGTCAAGATTTTAGAGAAGGAATTTGCTGAACTAAAAAATGTAAGCTTGAAAATTGCAACTGACGATGGCTCTTATGGAACAAAAGGTCATATTGGGATGTTACTGGAAGAAGTTGATTTTGAAGTTGACGCTCTTTATACTTGTGGTGCGCCAGCCATGCTCAAAGCTGTTGCAAAAAAATATGACCAGTTGGAACGACTTTATATTTCAATGGAAAGCCGGATGGCTTGTGGAATCGGAGCATGTTATGCTTGCGTTGAACATGATAAAGAAGATGAGAATCATGCCCTTAAAGTCTGTGAAGATGGCCCTGTATTTTTAGGAAAACAACTATTACTATAA
- a CDS encoding MFS transporter has protein sequence MNKNNHFHLLGAVIATGILSFSGVLIETAMNVTFPTLINEFGLSTSKIQWVTTIYLLVIAITIPLSSYFNERFSARKLFLVANLIFLVGVLTNCFSPNFAMLLFGRLLQGVGTGIGLPLMFHLILTKAPLHKRGMMMGIGTLTTSIAPAIGPTYGGIISNSLDWRYIYIFLLPLVVISLVLGLACLPREGAKTPKKLALRPVIALSIMFFAFISALSAEHLMTFALLFIVGLVGAFLFVQFNRKESLIDLGILQNHRFVALIFSLLVYQALLLGLSFVLPSFIQVSAGFSSSVAGLFMFPGALIGAVLAPISGNVLDQIGARKPITTGLILAALGLALLFAFLPTKSLALLLVAHIVVMLGLGISYSNLMTCSLSTLATDQLSDGNALVNTLQQFIGAVATAVVATTLSIFQGLNGFKVGTSHGTSIILALFFILIIVSLIVSFPNLKKIRANH, from the coding sequence ATGAATAAAAACAACCATTTCCACTTATTGGGGGCAGTGATTGCTACAGGGATTTTGTCATTTTCTGGCGTTTTGATTGAAACGGCGATGAATGTGACTTTCCCAACGCTGATTAATGAGTTTGGACTTTCTACTTCAAAAATACAATGGGTAACGACGATTTATCTGCTTGTGATTGCGATTACGATTCCGCTCTCTTCTTATTTTAATGAGCGATTTTCAGCAAGAAAACTTTTCTTGGTCGCTAATCTTATCTTTTTAGTTGGGGTTTTAACCAACTGTTTCTCACCAAATTTTGCCATGCTATTATTTGGCCGACTTTTACAAGGGGTGGGAACCGGGATTGGTTTACCTCTGATGTTCCACCTGATTTTGACTAAAGCACCACTTCATAAAAGAGGAATGATGATGGGGATTGGGACTTTAACGACTTCCATCGCTCCGGCTATTGGCCCAACTTATGGAGGAATTATTTCTAATTCGCTTGATTGGCGTTATATCTATATTTTCCTTTTACCTTTGGTGGTAATTTCTTTAGTGCTTGGTTTGGCTTGTCTTCCAAGAGAAGGGGCAAAAACGCCTAAGAAATTGGCGCTTCGTCCAGTTATTGCATTATCAATCATGTTCTTTGCTTTCATTTCGGCTCTAAGTGCAGAGCATTTAATGACTTTCGCCTTACTCTTTATTGTAGGATTGGTTGGAGCTTTCTTGTTTGTTCAATTCAACCGCAAAGAAAGTTTAATTGATTTAGGAATTTTGCAAAATCACCGATTTGTGGCGCTGATTTTTAGCCTTTTGGTATATCAAGCTTTGCTATTAGGTCTATCTTTTGTTTTACCAAGTTTTATTCAAGTTTCTGCGGGATTTAGTTCATCAGTGGCGGGACTATTTATGTTTCCTGGAGCTTTGATTGGCGCAGTTTTAGCACCAATTTCTGGGAATGTTTTGGACCAAATTGGTGCCAGAAAACCAATTACGACTGGTTTGATTTTAGCAGCCCTTGGTCTTGCATTGCTCTTCGCCTTTTTACCAACAAAAAGCCTTGCTTTACTCTTGGTGGCACACATTGTCGTGATGTTAGGTCTTGGGATTTCATATAGTAACTTAATGACTTGTAGCTTGAGCACTTTAGCTACTGACCAACTTTCTGATGGAAATGCTTTGGTCAATACTTTGCAACAATTTATTGGTGCAGTAGCAACAGCAGTTGTCGCAACGACACTTTCAATTTTCCAAGGACTCAATGGCTTCAAAGTTGGAACGAGTCATGGAACTTCAATTATTTTAGCTCTATTTTTCATCTTAATTATCGTGAGTTTAATTGTCAGTTTCCCAAATTTGAAAAAAATTAGGGCCAATCATTAA